In Eleginops maclovinus isolate JMC-PN-2008 ecotype Puerto Natales chromosome 10, JC_Emac_rtc_rv5, whole genome shotgun sequence, the following proteins share a genomic window:
- the LOC134870886 gene encoding chromobox protein homolog 2-like isoform X2 has translation MEGVTVGQVFDAECILSKRPRKGKCEYLVKWRGWSSKEQEKELLFQTKGKRPRGRPRKILPVPALTKDGRSSSSSCSGLSSSPSSSSSSSEDEEDSSKKPRPAPRLQPGPVKRPQILLSKPDPPKKKRGRKPLHPDVRALRQAKSRLPPASPPLPAPPPPPPRHQVLRPPGVKKPLQPASFTYTGLGRSREEAASSQPSFASSKASLWTSSSSSSSSYSRPSKNSDLKAVKMGVHGGFGGALSLRRPDALQHKQLSVSKATTTPRERANQALNLRALNLQSVRSVGKAVSGSGLQGGSRASLRSGAVGKGGGIKVQRAAGGVEAARLREELADGQTGSARGAQTRSLNELSTGDSDESSSDSEPDSAAMFPAISRPSLGDDVAAGSDTETDWRPERSLLEQVCVTDVTANFITVTVKESPTSEGFFSSLSA, from the exons ATGGAGGGGGTCACAGTGGGCCAGGTCTTTGATGCGGAATGCATCCTGAGCAAACGGCCGAGAAAG gggAAGTGTGAATACCTGGTGAAATGGAGAGGGTGGTCCTCAAA AGAACAGGAGAAGGAGCTTCTGTTCCAGACCAAAGGGAAGAGACCGAGAGGCCGGCCGCGGAAGATCTTG cCGGTTCCCGCCCTCACTAAAGATGGCcgctcctcgtcctcctcttgCTCCGGCCTCTCCTCCtcgccttcctcctcctcctcctcctcagaggatgaagaggactCCTCTAAGAAGCCCCGTCCGGCCCCCCGCCTGCAGCCGGGCCCCGTGAAGCGGCCCCAGATCCTCCTCTCCAAACCGGACCCGCCCAAGAAGAAGCGAGGGAGGAAGCCGCTGCACCCGGACGTCCGAGCGCTGAGGCAGGCCAAGTCCAGACTTCCTCCTGCGTCTcctcctctacctgctcctcctcctcccccccctcgcCACCAGGTGCTCCGCCCCCCTGGCGTGAAGAAGCCCCTACAGCCGGCCAGCTTCACCTACACCGGGCTAGGCCGCAGCCGGGAGGAGGCCGCCTCCTCGCAGCCCTCCTTCGCCTCCTCCAAAGCTTCGCTGTGgacctcgtcctcctcctcctcctcctcctacagcCGTCCCAGCAAGAACTCAGACCTGAAAGCGGTGAAGATGGGGGTCCACGGGGGGTTCGGGGGGGCGCTGAGCCTCCGCCGGCCGGACGCCCTGCAGCACAAACAGCTGAGCGTCTCCAAGGCAACGACCACGCCCAGGGAGCGAGCCAATCAGGCGCTGAACCTGAGGGCCCTCAACCTGCAGAGCGTCCGG AGCGTCGGGAAGGCGGTGTCCGGCAGCGGCCTGCAGGGCGGTAGCAGAGCCAGCCTGCGGAGCGGCGCCGTGGGGAAAGGAGGTGGAATCAAGGTGCAGCGGGCGGCGGGCGGCGTGGAGGCGGCGCGGCTACGGGAGGAGCTGGCAGACGGTCAGACGGGCTCGGCTCGCGGCGCTCAGACCCGCAGTCTGAACGAGCTCAGCACCGGGGACTCGGACGAGAGCAGCAGCGACTCGGAGCCAGACAGCGCCGCCATGTTCCCCGCCATCAGCCGGCCCAGCCTCGGGGACGACGTGGCAGCCGGGTCGGACACGGAGACGGACTGGCGGCCGGAGCGGAGCCTCCTGGAGCAGGTCTGCGTCACCGACGTCACAGCCAACTTCATCACAGTGACGGTGAAGGAGTCGCCCACCAGCGAGGGGTTCTTCAGCTCGCTGAGCGCCTGA
- the LOC134870886 gene encoding chromobox protein homolog 2-like isoform X1 — translation MEGVTVGQVFDAECILSKRPRKGKCEYLVKWRGWSSKHNSWEPEENILDPRLLAAFHKREQEKELLFQTKGKRPRGRPRKILPVPALTKDGRSSSSSCSGLSSSPSSSSSSSEDEEDSSKKPRPAPRLQPGPVKRPQILLSKPDPPKKKRGRKPLHPDVRALRQAKSRLPPASPPLPAPPPPPPRHQVLRPPGVKKPLQPASFTYTGLGRSREEAASSQPSFASSKASLWTSSSSSSSSYSRPSKNSDLKAVKMGVHGGFGGALSLRRPDALQHKQLSVSKATTTPRERANQALNLRALNLQSVRSVGKAVSGSGLQGGSRASLRSGAVGKGGGIKVQRAAGGVEAARLREELADGQTGSARGAQTRSLNELSTGDSDESSSDSEPDSAAMFPAISRPSLGDDVAAGSDTETDWRPERSLLEQVCVTDVTANFITVTVKESPTSEGFFSSLSA, via the exons ATGGAGGGGGTCACAGTGGGCCAGGTCTTTGATGCGGAATGCATCCTGAGCAAACGGCCGAGAAAG gggAAGTGTGAATACCTGGTGAAATGGAGAGGGTGGTCCTCAAA GCACAACAGCTGGGAGCCAGAGGAGAACATCCTGGACCCCCGACTGCTGGCAGCTTTCCacaagag AGAACAGGAGAAGGAGCTTCTGTTCCAGACCAAAGGGAAGAGACCGAGAGGCCGGCCGCGGAAGATCTTG cCGGTTCCCGCCCTCACTAAAGATGGCcgctcctcgtcctcctcttgCTCCGGCCTCTCCTCCtcgccttcctcctcctcctcctcctcagaggatgaagaggactCCTCTAAGAAGCCCCGTCCGGCCCCCCGCCTGCAGCCGGGCCCCGTGAAGCGGCCCCAGATCCTCCTCTCCAAACCGGACCCGCCCAAGAAGAAGCGAGGGAGGAAGCCGCTGCACCCGGACGTCCGAGCGCTGAGGCAGGCCAAGTCCAGACTTCCTCCTGCGTCTcctcctctacctgctcctcctcctcccccccctcgcCACCAGGTGCTCCGCCCCCCTGGCGTGAAGAAGCCCCTACAGCCGGCCAGCTTCACCTACACCGGGCTAGGCCGCAGCCGGGAGGAGGCCGCCTCCTCGCAGCCCTCCTTCGCCTCCTCCAAAGCTTCGCTGTGgacctcgtcctcctcctcctcctcctcctacagcCGTCCCAGCAAGAACTCAGACCTGAAAGCGGTGAAGATGGGGGTCCACGGGGGGTTCGGGGGGGCGCTGAGCCTCCGCCGGCCGGACGCCCTGCAGCACAAACAGCTGAGCGTCTCCAAGGCAACGACCACGCCCAGGGAGCGAGCCAATCAGGCGCTGAACCTGAGGGCCCTCAACCTGCAGAGCGTCCGG AGCGTCGGGAAGGCGGTGTCCGGCAGCGGCCTGCAGGGCGGTAGCAGAGCCAGCCTGCGGAGCGGCGCCGTGGGGAAAGGAGGTGGAATCAAGGTGCAGCGGGCGGCGGGCGGCGTGGAGGCGGCGCGGCTACGGGAGGAGCTGGCAGACGGTCAGACGGGCTCGGCTCGCGGCGCTCAGACCCGCAGTCTGAACGAGCTCAGCACCGGGGACTCGGACGAGAGCAGCAGCGACTCGGAGCCAGACAGCGCCGCCATGTTCCCCGCCATCAGCCGGCCCAGCCTCGGGGACGACGTGGCAGCCGGGTCGGACACGGAGACGGACTGGCGGCCGGAGCGGAGCCTCCTGGAGCAGGTCTGCGTCACCGACGTCACAGCCAACTTCATCACAGTGACGGTGAAGGAGTCGCCCACCAGCGAGGGGTTCTTCAGCTCGCTGAGCGCCTGA
- the nog3 gene encoding noggin-3: METSLPVLLVLVLSLGSRIEETMCQHFFLLRPSDALPVVDLKEDPDPVLDPREKDLNETELRSALGSHFDPQSMSLSPPGEDQGGKEDPLPKELQDLDLDPGRKQKKKLRRRLQLLLARTRCPLVHVWTDLGTRFWPRYVRVGSCHRQSSCSVPGGMFCRPTRSSSLTVLRWRCVTRRGGLRCAWIPVNYPVISECKCKCPP, translated from the coding sequence ATGGAGACCTCCCTCCCGGTGCTGCTGGTCCTGGTTCTGTCTCTGGGGTCCCGGATAGAGGAGACCATGTGTCAGCACTTCTTCCTGCTGCGGCCCAGCGACGCGCTGCCCGTCGTGGATCTGAAGGAGGACCCGGATCCGGTGCTGGACCCACGGGAGAAGGACCTGAACGAGACGGAGCTCCGCAGCGCACTGGGCAGCCACTTCGACCCGCAGAGCATGTCCCTGTCCCCCCCGGGGGAGGACCAAGGGGGGAAGGAGGATCCGCTTCCCAAAGAGCTCCAGGACCTGGATCTGGATCCGGGCcggaagcagaagaagaagctgcGGCGGCGGCTACAGTTGCTGTTGGCTCGCACCCGCTGCCCGCTCGTGCACGTGTGGACCGACCTGGGCACGCGGTTCTGGCCGCGGTACGTGCGCGTGGGCAGCTGCCACAGACAGAGCTCGTGCTCAGTGCCGGGGGGCATGTTCTGCAGACCCACTCGCTCCTCTAGCCTCACCGTGCTGCGGTGGCGCTGTGTCACCCGGAGGGGGGGGCTCCGGTGCGCGTGGATCCCCGTGAACTACCCCGTCATATCCGAGTGCAAGTGCAAGTGCCCCCCCTGA